Proteins found in one Deltaproteobacteria bacterium genomic segment:
- a CDS encoding polysaccharide biosynthesis C-terminal domain-containing protein, whose product MNPAETADAPAQVQAETRSTMARTRQLVLARGVSALMTFCIPLVLARMLSATEYGTYKQFVLVAQTLYMVLPFGVVQSLYYFLPRGQDRRAYLCQTHLFIGAVAATAALVLWRFGDPLAIRLGNPGLGALKVQLGLYAAGLLASLPFEVTFTARGRTGQAAITYVASDFVRTAVMTLPVLFGFGMTGLATGLAAWATARWLAALLFTVRGETGPMVSARTWSSQWRYALPFGTAMLVAVPQSYFHQYAVSASVSAASFAVYSVGCFQLPLVDLLYLPTTEILMVRIGELDAEHRSEEGAGVFREATGRLLLLFVPLALFLFASAPDFVPALFSERYRSAVPIFRIAVWAIVLASFPVDGALRARKRTDFILQSYVAKAVVAVPLVLVGLKFMGIVGAILAWLLGEAFGKGLLMSRLPTALGASMRRLVPLPDLARAVGSGVVAAGAVALFASLAPPSRHLARLTCEGLLFGGIYAGGLALLGGRPLELVAGFVRR is encoded by the coding sequence TTGAACCCCGCCGAGACAGCCGACGCTCCGGCTCAGGTCCAGGCCGAGACGCGCTCGACGATGGCGCGCACGCGGCAGCTGGTGCTCGCGCGTGGCGTGTCGGCGCTGATGACGTTCTGCATCCCGCTGGTGCTCGCGCGGATGCTGAGCGCGACGGAGTACGGCACCTACAAGCAGTTCGTGCTCGTGGCGCAGACGCTCTACATGGTGCTGCCGTTTGGCGTGGTGCAGAGCCTCTACTACTTCTTGCCCCGCGGTCAGGACCGGCGCGCGTACCTCTGTCAGACGCACCTCTTCATCGGCGCCGTGGCGGCGACCGCGGCGCTCGTGCTCTGGCGCTTCGGCGATCCGCTCGCGATTCGCCTCGGAAATCCCGGGCTCGGCGCGTTGAAGGTGCAGCTCGGGCTCTACGCAGCGGGGCTGCTCGCGTCGCTGCCGTTCGAGGTGACGTTCACCGCGCGCGGGCGCACGGGGCAGGCGGCGATCACCTACGTCGCCAGCGATTTCGTGCGCACCGCGGTGATGACGCTGCCTGTGCTCTTCGGCTTCGGCATGACGGGCCTCGCCACAGGACTTGCGGCCTGGGCCACCGCGCGCTGGCTCGCGGCGCTGCTGTTCACCGTTCGCGGCGAGACCGGGCCGATGGTGAGCGCGCGCACCTGGAGCTCGCAGTGGCGCTACGCGCTGCCCTTTGGCACGGCGATGCTGGTGGCGGTGCCGCAGAGCTACTTCCACCAGTACGCGGTCTCGGCGAGCGTGAGCGCGGCGTCGTTCGCGGTGTACTCGGTGGGCTGCTTCCAGCTGCCGCTGGTGGATCTGCTCTATCTGCCGACGACGGAAATCCTGATGGTCCGCATCGGCGAGCTCGACGCCGAGCACCGCAGCGAAGAGGGCGCCGGCGTGTTCCGGGAGGCGACGGGTCGACTCTTGCTGCTCTTCGTGCCGCTGGCGCTCTTCCTCTTCGCCTCGGCGCCCGACTTCGTGCCTGCGCTGTTCTCGGAGCGTTATCGCAGCGCGGTGCCGATCTTCCGGATCGCGGTGTGGGCCATCGTGCTCGCGAGCTTCCCCGTCGACGGCGCGCTGCGTGCTCGCAAGCGCACCGACTTCATCCTGCAGAGCTACGTGGCCAAGGCCGTGGTCGCCGTGCCCCTGGTGCTGGTGGGGCTGAAGTTCATGGGCATCGTGGGCGCGATCCTCGCGTGGCTGTTGGGCGAGGCGTTCGGGAAGGGGCTGCTGATGTCGCGGCTGCCGACGGCGCTCGGCGCGAGCATGCGGAGGCTCGTGCCACTGCCGGACCTCGCGCGCGCGGTCGGTTCGGGCGTCGTCGCGGCCGGTGCGGTGGCGCTCTTCGCCTCGCTGGCGCCGCCCTCCCGACACCTCGCGCGGTTGACCTGCGAGGGGCTGCTCTTTGGCGGGATCTACGCGGGCGGGCTGGCGCTGCTGGGCGGGCGCCCGCTGGAGTTGGTGGCGGGCTTCGTGCGGCGCTGA
- a CDS encoding polysaccharide deacetylase family protein, whose amino-acid sequence MGGLKQAAKAACAAALHHSGARRVLAAAARFKAGGRRTLILAYHRVVQDFHADSQRVIPGLLVSAETFARHLEEVRRGFDIVPLAEALEVNAGLRQPRRDVAVISFDDGYRDNFDVAFPILKQLGVPATIFLPTGFIGTDARLPHDRLFHLLRLVHARARREPAIFEWAGGVDAWAPLIRLDPVEAVERFITNWPHAQVLAAIDALATRLNEPAPPLDGALLDWEQCRTLQRSGLVSFGAHTVGHVPLPRESAASIARELGEAKATVERELGAPCRDFAYPNGFYSRELMHALVHAGYRSAVTTEDAQNELGGDPFRLRRKTLWENHSRGLFGGHSDALLGCQVDSVFGTLGLQRPVVGDFTPGVGAD is encoded by the coding sequence ATGGGCGGGCTCAAGCAGGCGGCGAAGGCGGCCTGCGCGGCCGCGCTCCATCACTCGGGCGCGCGTCGCGTGCTCGCCGCCGCCGCGCGATTCAAGGCCGGCGGACGACGCACGCTCATCCTCGCGTACCACCGCGTGGTGCAGGACTTTCACGCCGACTCGCAGCGCGTGATTCCGGGGCTGCTCGTCTCGGCAGAGACGTTCGCGCGGCATCTGGAAGAAGTGCGGCGCGGCTTCGACATCGTGCCGCTCGCGGAGGCGCTCGAGGTGAACGCGGGCCTTCGCCAGCCGCGGCGCGACGTGGCGGTCATCAGCTTCGATGACGGCTATCGAGACAACTTCGACGTCGCGTTTCCGATCCTGAAGCAGCTGGGCGTGCCGGCGACGATCTTCCTGCCCACGGGCTTCATCGGTACCGACGCGCGACTGCCGCACGATCGGCTCTTTCACCTGCTGCGCCTCGTGCACGCGCGCGCGCGTCGCGAGCCGGCGATCTTCGAGTGGGCAGGTGGTGTCGATGCATGGGCGCCGCTGATTCGGCTCGATCCCGTGGAGGCCGTGGAGCGCTTCATCACCAACTGGCCGCACGCGCAGGTGCTCGCGGCCATCGACGCGCTCGCGACGCGTCTGAACGAGCCGGCGCCGCCGCTCGATGGCGCGCTGCTCGACTGGGAGCAGTGTCGGACGCTGCAGCGCTCGGGGCTGGTGAGCTTTGGCGCGCACACCGTGGGGCACGTGCCGCTGCCGCGCGAGAGCGCAGCGTCGATCGCGCGCGAGCTGGGCGAAGCGAAGGCAACGGTTGAGCGCGAGCTCGGCGCGCCCTGTCGCGACTTCGCGTATCCGAATGGCTTCTACAGCCGCGAGCTCATGCACGCCCTGGTGCACGCGGGCTACCGGTCGGCGGTGACGACCGAGGACGCGCAGAACGAGCTCGGCGGCGATCCGTTTCGACTCCGGCGCAAGACGCTCTGGGAGAACCACAGCCGCGGCCTCTTCGGCGGCCACTCGGACGCGCTCCTCGGGTGCCAGGTCGACTCCGTGTTCGGGACGCTTGGCCTCCAGCGGCCGGTCGTGGGCGACTTCACTCCGGGTGTGGGTGCTGATTGA
- a CDS encoding GNAT family N-acetyltransferase, whose amino-acid sequence MMTGELAEELSPALKLEHVQDATGLQGLRVSWTRLWYQAGEPPFLSWPWMTGAWARLHTGRRPLILVARTADGELVGVLPLSIQRSGPARVARFLADETVGSDYLDALASPSFESAVKRALWTEALHLAGTRYDVLELREMLEGSLSTQLLREQAGARGLELEEVPGFRCPYIAIQETFEQHLSKVSRADNLKRRKKQLEREEGFEIAIARTDEEIPKALEDFLRLHALRWKSDGGSQGITSPRVEAFHRDVARRLAREELVRLYTLKVKGQAIASVYMLGKGERRFFYQSGYDPAFSKQSPGLVLLARTIEDAFTEGAREYDFLHGSEPYKFEWATGERRTVTLRSVVPTLRGRAWSAGHSARATVRSWGQSLLGGEGYEALRRLRRRWAST is encoded by the coding sequence ATGATGACCGGCGAGCTGGCCGAGGAGCTGTCGCCTGCGTTGAAGCTGGAGCACGTGCAGGACGCGACGGGATTGCAGGGGCTGCGCGTGTCGTGGACGCGGCTGTGGTACCAGGCCGGCGAGCCGCCGTTCCTGAGCTGGCCGTGGATGACGGGCGCGTGGGCGCGGCTGCACACCGGGCGGCGGCCGCTGATCCTCGTGGCGCGCACGGCGGATGGCGAGCTGGTGGGCGTGCTGCCGCTCTCGATCCAGCGCTCGGGGCCGGCGCGGGTCGCGCGCTTCCTCGCGGACGAGACCGTTGGCTCCGACTATCTCGACGCGCTCGCTTCGCCGTCGTTCGAAAGCGCGGTGAAGCGCGCGCTCTGGACGGAGGCCCTTCACCTCGCGGGCACGCGCTACGACGTGCTCGAGCTGCGCGAGATGCTCGAGGGCTCGCTGAGCACGCAGTTGCTTCGCGAACAGGCGGGCGCGCGCGGGCTCGAGCTCGAAGAGGTGCCGGGCTTCCGCTGCCCGTACATCGCGATTCAAGAGACCTTCGAGCAGCACCTCTCGAAGGTCTCGCGCGCGGACAACTTGAAGCGTCGCAAGAAGCAGCTCGAGCGCGAGGAGGGCTTCGAGATCGCCATCGCGCGCACGGACGAAGAGATTCCCAAGGCGCTCGAGGACTTCTTGCGGCTGCACGCGCTGCGCTGGAAGAGCGACGGCGGCTCACAGGGCATCACCAGCCCGCGCGTCGAGGCGTTCCATCGCGATGTCGCGCGTCGTCTGGCGCGCGAGGAGCTCGTTCGCCTGTACACGCTGAAGGTGAAGGGCCAGGCCATCGCGAGCGTGTACATGCTCGGCAAGGGCGAGCGTCGGTTTTTCTACCAATCGGGCTACGACCCGGCGTTCTCGAAGCAGAGCCCGGGCCTGGTGCTGCTCGCGCGCACGATTGAAGACGCGTTCACCGAAGGCGCGCGCGAGTACGACTTCTTGCATGGCTCGGAGCCGTACAAGTTCGAGTGGGCGACAGGTGAGCGCCGCACGGTGACGCTGCGCAGCGTCGTTCCTACCTTGCGTGGGCGGGCGTGGAGCGCGGGTCACTCCGCGCGCGCCACGGTGCGCAGTTGGGGGCAGTCGCTGCTCGGCGGTGAGGGGTACGAGGCGTTGCGGCGGCTGCGTCGGCGGTGGGCGAGCACGTAG
- a CDS encoding DegT/DnrJ/EryC1/StrS family aminotransferase produces MLWQAPRGEPAFPFDAPQVRHFYFARNAVWLAVKVLGLEGREVLVPAYHHGVEVEALIDAGAKVKFFRVDSKMQPDLMDLERRIGPQTRAVYLIHYLGFPGPAQEIRELCDRRGLVFVEDCALALFSGDGLLPLGRLGDASIFCFYKTLPVPHGGALVLAPGRPSGLPVPHPPPRAATARHLATLLLSNLELRAGVAGRLLRQGIRALGRGTANAAGVGNVATGTQHFERSNSSLGMSPLALRLALAQDVAEIVAARRRNYFLLMARLREIAPPVFTTLPAGVCPLFYPLRTKRPDAVAMLLAARGVETVDFWRTGHPSCALAEFPEVAELRRTVLEIPIHQDVTPQAAAALAEAVAAAVREVGR; encoded by the coding sequence ATGCTCTGGCAAGCGCCTCGCGGCGAGCCCGCGTTCCCCTTCGACGCGCCGCAGGTCCGGCACTTCTACTTCGCGCGAAACGCCGTGTGGCTCGCGGTGAAGGTGCTCGGGCTCGAAGGTCGCGAGGTGCTGGTGCCTGCGTACCACCACGGCGTGGAGGTCGAGGCGCTCATCGACGCGGGCGCGAAGGTGAAGTTCTTCCGCGTCGACTCGAAGATGCAGCCGGATCTGATGGACCTCGAGCGTCGCATCGGTCCGCAGACGCGCGCGGTGTACCTCATCCACTACCTGGGCTTTCCGGGGCCGGCCCAAGAGATTCGCGAGCTCTGCGACCGGCGCGGGCTGGTGTTCGTGGAGGACTGCGCGCTGGCGCTCTTCTCGGGCGACGGGCTGCTGCCGCTCGGGCGCCTCGGTGACGCGAGCATCTTCTGCTTCTACAAGACGCTGCCCGTGCCGCACGGCGGCGCGCTGGTGCTCGCGCCTGGCCGGCCGTCGGGGCTTCCCGTTCCACATCCGCCGCCGCGCGCTGCGACCGCGAGACACCTCGCGACGCTGCTTCTTTCCAACCTCGAGCTCCGTGCGGGAGTCGCAGGGCGCTTGCTCAGGCAGGGCATTCGCGCCTTGGGTCGCGGTACGGCGAACGCAGCCGGCGTGGGGAACGTCGCGACGGGCACGCAGCACTTCGAGCGCTCGAACTCGTCGCTGGGGATGTCGCCGCTGGCGCTGCGGCTCGCGCTCGCGCAGGACGTGGCGGAGATCGTCGCTGCTCGCCGCCGCAACTACTTCCTCCTCATGGCGCGGCTCCGCGAGATCGCACCGCCGGTCTTCACCACGCTTCCCGCGGGCGTGTGTCCGCTCTTCTACCCGCTGCGCACCAAGCGGCCCGACGCGGTGGCCATGCTGCTCGCGGCACGCGGCGTCGAGACCGTCGATTTCTGGCGCACGGGACATCCCTCGTGCGCGCTCGCCGAGTTTCCCGAGGTGGCGGAGCTGCGGCGCACCGTGCTCGAGATTCCGATTCACCAGGACGTCACGCCGCAAGCGGCCGCGGCACTGGCGGAGGCCGTGGCGGCCGCGGTTCGCGAGGTGGGCCGATGA
- a CDS encoding GNAT family N-acetyltransferase: protein MANPALPNESLRVEVLDRAGFDALEPAWRALLTRTEHDAPFYSHAFLRCWLDAFAKEKPVRCIAVHDASGLRAGLVLVERREGFYGLPATLLSGAANVHSARFDLVARADDAPAIQAVWSALAELDWDVLELPDVPPSGAARSLIELAKAAGRHTGLWESMQTPFIPLGVSKDVLMERLTAKFRSNLRRRRKKLAEQGEITFERFTGGPALDAKLDEGFALEAAGWKGKEGTAISSDEATRAFYSALAHASADAGTLSLFFLRAGDRTVAFYFALTHAGICALPKLGFDESLSQASPGHLILEDVLADCCDRGLREFDFLGPNMPWKQEWTDKVRVHHWCYAFGDSLRGRALHAAKFKVAPGVKATLSEVWPWKR from the coding sequence ATGGCGAATCCTGCGCTGCCCAATGAATCGCTGCGCGTGGAGGTGCTGGATCGCGCGGGCTTCGACGCCCTCGAGCCCGCGTGGCGCGCGCTGCTGACGCGCACCGAACACGACGCGCCGTTCTACTCGCACGCGTTCCTGCGCTGCTGGCTGGACGCGTTCGCGAAGGAGAAGCCGGTGCGCTGCATCGCCGTGCACGACGCGAGCGGGCTGCGTGCGGGGCTGGTGCTCGTGGAGCGGCGCGAGGGCTTCTACGGCTTGCCCGCGACGTTGCTCTCGGGCGCGGCGAACGTTCACTCCGCGCGCTTCGATCTCGTGGCGCGCGCGGATGACGCGCCGGCGATTCAGGCCGTGTGGAGCGCACTCGCTGAGCTCGACTGGGATGTGCTCGAGCTCCCCGATGTGCCACCGAGCGGCGCTGCGCGCTCACTCATCGAGCTTGCCAAGGCTGCGGGGCGGCACACGGGGCTCTGGGAGTCGATGCAGACGCCATTCATTCCGCTGGGCGTGTCGAAGGACGTGCTGATGGAGCGGCTGACGGCGAAGTTCCGTTCCAACCTGCGTCGGCGTCGCAAGAAGCTCGCGGAGCAGGGCGAGATCACCTTCGAGCGCTTCACGGGCGGGCCCGCACTCGACGCAAAGCTCGACGAGGGCTTCGCGCTCGAAGCCGCAGGTTGGAAGGGCAAAGAGGGCACAGCGATTTCGAGCGACGAGGCTACGCGCGCGTTCTACAGCGCGCTCGCGCACGCGTCGGCCGATGCAGGCACGCTGTCGCTCTTCTTCCTGCGAGCCGGCGATCGCACGGTGGCGTTCTACTTCGCGCTCACGCACGCCGGCATCTGCGCGCTGCCGAAGCTCGGCTTCGACGAGTCGCTCTCGCAGGCCTCGCCGGGCCACTTGATCCTCGAAGACGTGCTCGCGGATTGCTGCGATCGCGGGCTGCGCGAGTTCGACTTCCTCGGCCCGAACATGCCCTGGAAGCAGGAGTGGACGGACAAGGTCCGCGTTCACCACTGGTGCTACGCGTTTGGTGACAGCTTGCGCGGACGCGCGCTGCACGCCGCAAAGTTCAAGGTCGCGCCGGGCGTGAAGGCCACGCTCTCGGAGGTGTGGCCGTGGAAGCGCTAG
- a CDS encoding YvcK family protein, producing the protein MPEPIRVVCVGGGTGMPVVLRGLRPHTSPKPGEPLLQLTAIVTMADDGGSSGRLRRELDLLPPGDVRNCLVALAGPRNQGLKELFQFRFERGAGLEGHTVGNLVLGALSQLRGDFLEAVRVAGTLLGARGRVLPSTLRRVQLVADLHDGRRIVGEQAITHAGGRIDRLALDPPSPPPAPGVLTAIELADVVVLGPGSLYSSILPNLLVGGVAEALARSRALKVLVLNLMTQPGETDGYEAADHVRALHEHVGPVLNCVLAHAGEHTPEQIARYAREGAQPVGVDGDKLEALGVHLVQADVTARGARVRHDARKLANWILRLAELKRAIAARRAPGGKE; encoded by the coding sequence ATGCCCGAGCCGATTCGCGTGGTCTGCGTGGGCGGCGGCACGGGCATGCCCGTGGTGCTGCGCGGGCTGCGCCCGCACACCTCGCCCAAGCCGGGCGAGCCGCTGCTCCAGCTCACGGCCATCGTCACCATGGCCGACGACGGCGGCTCGTCGGGGCGGCTGCGGCGCGAGCTCGATCTCTTGCCGCCCGGCGACGTGCGGAACTGCCTGGTGGCGCTCGCGGGGCCGCGCAACCAGGGCCTCAAGGAGCTCTTCCAGTTTCGCTTCGAGCGCGGCGCGGGACTCGAGGGACACACCGTCGGAAATCTCGTGCTCGGCGCGCTCTCGCAGTTGCGGGGTGATTTTCTCGAGGCGGTTCGTGTCGCGGGCACGCTGCTCGGCGCGCGCGGACGCGTGCTGCCCTCGACGCTGCGGCGCGTGCAGTTGGTGGCGGATCTGCACGACGGTCGACGCATCGTGGGCGAGCAGGCCATCACCCACGCAGGCGGACGCATCGATCGACTCGCGCTCGATCCGCCCTCGCCGCCGCCAGCTCCCGGCGTGCTCACGGCCATCGAGCTCGCGGACGTCGTCGTGCTCGGGCCGGGCTCGCTCTACTCGAGCATCTTGCCGAACCTGCTCGTGGGTGGCGTGGCCGAGGCGCTCGCGCGCTCGCGCGCGCTCAAGGTGCTGGTGCTGAACTTGATGACCCAGCCCGGCGAGACCGACGGCTACGAGGCGGCGGATCACGTCCGCGCGCTGCACGAGCACGTGGGGCCGGTGCTGAACTGCGTCCTCGCGCACGCGGGCGAGCACACGCCCGAGCAGATCGCGCGTTACGCGAGAGAGGGCGCGCAGCCGGTGGGCGTGGACGGCGACAAGCTCGAGGCGCTCGGGGTGCACCTGGTGCAGGCCGACGTGACCGCGCGCGGCGCCCGGGTGCGTCACGACGCGCGGAAGCTGGCGAATTGGATCTTGCGGCTCGCGGAGCTCAAGCGGGCCATCGCCGCACGGCGCGCGCCGGGCGGGAAGGAGTGA
- a CDS encoding TIGR03013 family PEP-CTERM/XrtA system glycosyltransferase, whose translation MARVFNHWFSPRKVGLFALELMALFSAALAGEGLLAGPAAMHTRAGLALAIGVTGLVQVALYAGDLYDLGVAQRDRETGTRLLRAGGLALAFVAPLLAHVLHGAPRGTALGAAAGAVFGAVAVRYALWIVLAHPSRVLIVGSGPRAQELARSIQKDGEGTCELLGFVDDGDPEGAPPNVLRGDVAEVAARLRADAVVVASGDARRGLPADALLRCRLDGRNVLEGARFAERVLRRLPVNQLRQSDLIYAEELRPSRVRAFVKRALDLISAGTLALLAAPVMLVVAAAVKLDSKGPLFYSQERVGLGGKVFQITKFRTMRVDAEAAGAQWAQKNDPRVTRVGKWLRLCRLDELPQLFSVLRGDMTLVGPRPERPVFVNQLKDVIPFYGLREAVKPGVTGWAQIRYPYGASVEDARNKLEYDLYYIKNGSAFLDITILFHTVRHVLLGRGAR comes from the coding sequence ATGGCGCGGGTCTTCAATCACTGGTTCTCGCCGCGCAAGGTGGGCTTGTTCGCGCTCGAGCTGATGGCGCTCTTTTCCGCGGCGCTCGCGGGTGAGGGCCTGCTCGCCGGTCCGGCCGCGATGCACACGCGCGCGGGGCTGGCGCTCGCGATAGGAGTCACCGGCCTGGTGCAGGTCGCGCTCTACGCGGGCGACTTGTACGACCTCGGCGTCGCCCAGCGCGATCGCGAAACGGGCACGCGGCTCCTGCGCGCCGGCGGATTGGCGCTCGCGTTCGTAGCTCCGCTCCTCGCGCACGTGCTGCATGGCGCCCCGCGTGGGACAGCGCTCGGCGCGGCTGCGGGTGCGGTGTTCGGTGCCGTTGCGGTCCGCTACGCGCTGTGGATCGTGCTCGCGCATCCATCGCGCGTGCTCATCGTGGGCTCAGGTCCGCGCGCGCAGGAGCTCGCGCGCTCGATCCAGAAAGACGGCGAGGGCACGTGCGAGCTGCTCGGCTTCGTCGATGACGGCGATCCCGAGGGTGCGCCGCCGAACGTGCTTCGTGGCGACGTGGCCGAGGTGGCAGCGCGCCTGCGCGCGGACGCGGTGGTGGTGGCCAGCGGGGACGCGCGTCGAGGGCTGCCGGCCGATGCGCTGCTGCGCTGCCGGCTCGACGGCCGGAATGTGCTCGAGGGCGCGCGCTTCGCCGAGCGCGTGCTGCGTCGGCTGCCGGTGAATCAGCTTCGCCAGAGCGATCTCATCTACGCCGAAGAGCTTCGACCGTCGCGCGTTCGGGCGTTCGTGAAGCGCGCGCTCGACCTCATCTCCGCAGGCACGCTCGCGCTGCTCGCCGCGCCGGTCATGCTCGTGGTGGCCGCAGCGGTGAAGCTCGACTCGAAGGGGCCGCTCTTCTACAGCCAGGAGCGCGTCGGCCTCGGCGGCAAGGTCTTCCAGATCACCAAGTTCCGCACCATGCGCGTCGACGCCGAGGCTGCGGGCGCGCAGTGGGCCCAGAAGAACGACCCGCGCGTGACGCGCGTGGGCAAGTGGCTGCGGCTCTGCCGGCTCGACGAGCTGCCGCAGCTCTTCAGCGTGCTGCGCGGCGACATGACGCTCGTGGGCCCGCGGCCGGAGCGGCCCGTCTTCGTGAACCAGCTCAAGGACGTGATCCCGTTCTACGGGCTGCGCGAGGCGGTGAAGCCGGGCGTCACCGGCTGGGCGCAGATCCGCTACCCGTACGGCGCGAGCGTGGAGGACGCGCGGAACAAGCTCGAGTACGACCTCTACTACATCAAGAACGGCTCGGCCTTCCTCGATATAACCATTCTGTTTCATACGGTGCGGCACGTGCTGCTCGGCCGGGGGGCGAGGTAG
- a CDS encoding CpsD/CapB family tyrosine-protein kinase, with protein MNPTIERSGNFATRVDANASFNDIDNRVVAITQPASAAAEQFRLLYHRLERVRATRPLKTVAFTSAVAGEGKTLTVVNLALAAAAANPERRVLLMDCDLRRPTVHTLLGLTPQPGLAEVLRGEAQVPSALRRFASTRLAVMPAGGKVEEAADLLHSSVMRQLMKHAADHFDEVYLDAPPCLAFADAHILATQCQGVVMVVKAGQTSSRRVSQALSQLHDAPVLGCVLNGVDVAELAYR; from the coding sequence ATGAATCCCACCATCGAGCGCAGTGGAAACTTCGCGACCCGCGTCGACGCCAACGCGAGCTTCAACGACATCGACAATCGCGTGGTCGCCATCACCCAACCGGCATCGGCCGCGGCGGAGCAGTTCCGCTTGCTGTACCACCGGCTGGAGCGCGTGCGCGCCACGCGGCCGCTGAAGACCGTGGCGTTCACGAGCGCGGTCGCGGGCGAGGGCAAGACGCTCACCGTGGTGAACCTCGCGCTCGCCGCGGCCGCCGCGAACCCCGAGCGGCGCGTGCTGCTCATGGACTGCGACCTGCGGCGGCCGACGGTGCACACGCTGCTCGGCCTCACGCCTCAGCCTGGCCTGGCCGAGGTGCTGCGCGGCGAGGCGCAGGTGCCGAGCGCGCTGCGGCGCTTCGCGAGCACGCGGCTGGCGGTGATGCCTGCAGGTGGAAAGGTCGAAGAGGCCGCGGACCTGCTGCATTCGAGCGTGATGCGGCAGCTCATGAAGCACGCGGCCGATCACTTCGACGAGGTCTACCTCGACGCGCCGCCGTGCCTCGCCTTCGCCGACGCGCACATCCTGGCCACGCAGTGTCAGGGCGTGGTGATGGTGGTGAAGGCCGGGCAGACGTCGTCGCGGCGGGTGTCACAGGCGCTCTCGCAGCTGCACGACGCGCCCGTGCTGGGCTGCGTGCTGAACGGCGTCGACGTGGCGGAGCTGGCGTATCGCTGA
- a CDS encoding chain-length determining protein, protein MASELPTRNFMMDAQRRSAEQGIDAQRVLAGIWRRRKLCLLVGAIVLAIGSAVVQGSPNVYRAESTMRVEQARVSPELVNPTVTQLIEDRLKTIQTELFSRPILEQVVQEQNLYPDIVKKNGLSAAAGELRHHLDVKVEGENAFDLTFEDADPQIAANVANRLPDLFAEETLSVRANQAALVHDLFEDELSKLSVEVAAQEKKLGDFKVAHLGELPEQMEANMRGLERTTMVLSTRTDALHDAQRRHAEASKGRIDADTDAGRLAHHESELQGALNAARSQFTEDHPEVQRLERELQSTHSQRTHLEAAIRNADTSVAEAANEVRELEREVSELKQQSEIYRQRIDDTPRWSAPLAELDRQYEVLKTKYQQMLSRKVEAEVAQDQELRARAQMFHVISAAAVPALPARPDRTAGMMLVALAALALGLLAGVVLELQDDSLREVGDAHVALQLPVLAAVPQLGKAQLLGSGKKLRPLVNRPTTLDA, encoded by the coding sequence ATGGCATCGGAGCTGCCGACGCGAAACTTCATGATGGACGCTCAGCGCAGGTCGGCCGAGCAGGGCATCGACGCGCAGCGCGTGCTCGCCGGCATCTGGCGGCGGCGCAAGCTGTGCCTGCTGGTCGGCGCGATCGTCTTGGCGATTGGCTCGGCCGTGGTGCAGGGCTCGCCGAACGTGTACCGGGCGGAGTCGACGATGCGCGTGGAGCAGGCGCGCGTCTCGCCCGAGCTGGTGAACCCCACGGTCACCCAGCTCATCGAGGACCGGCTTAAGACCATCCAGACCGAGCTCTTCAGCCGGCCGATCCTCGAGCAGGTGGTGCAGGAGCAGAACCTGTACCCGGACATCGTGAAGAAGAACGGGCTCAGTGCCGCGGCCGGCGAGCTGCGCCACCACCTCGACGTGAAGGTGGAGGGCGAGAACGCGTTCGACCTCACGTTCGAAGACGCGGACCCGCAGATCGCCGCGAACGTGGCCAACCGGCTGCCCGACCTGTTCGCCGAGGAGACGCTCTCCGTGCGCGCCAACCAGGCCGCGCTGGTGCACGACCTCTTCGAGGACGAGCTGTCGAAGCTCTCGGTTGAAGTTGCGGCGCAGGAGAAGAAGCTCGGCGACTTCAAGGTCGCGCACCTCGGCGAGCTGCCCGAGCAGATGGAGGCCAACATGCGCGGCCTGGAGCGCACCACCATGGTGCTCAGCACGCGCACCGACGCGCTCCACGACGCCCAGCGCCGTCACGCCGAAGCCAGCAAGGGCAGGATCGACGCCGACACCGACGCCGGCCGGCTCGCGCACCACGAGAGCGAGCTCCAGGGCGCGCTCAACGCCGCCCGCAGCCAGTTCACCGAGGACCACCCCGAAGTTCAGCGGCTGGAGCGCGAGCTGCAGAGCACGCACAGCCAGCGCACCCACCTCGAGGCCGCGATCCGCAACGCCGACACCAGCGTCGCCGAGGCGGCCAACGAGGTGCGCGAGCTCGAGCGTGAGGTGTCCGAGCTGAAGCAGCAGTCCGAGATCTACCGCCAGCGCATCGACGACACGCCTCGCTGGAGCGCGCCGCTCGCCGAGCTCGACCGGCAGTACGAGGTCTTGAAGACCAAGTACCAGCAGATGCTCTCGCGCAAGGTCGAGGCCGAGGTGGCCCAGGATCAGGAGCTGCGCGCGCGGGCGCAGATGTTCCACGTCATCTCGGCGGCGGCGGTGCCGGCGCTCCCGGCGCGGCCCGACCGCACCGCGGGGATGATGCTCGTGGCCCTCGCCGCGCTGGCGCTGGGGCTCCTCGCGGGTGTGGTGCTGGAGCTGCAGGACGACAGCCTGCGCGAGGTCGGCGACGCGCACGTCGCGCTGCAGCTGCCGGTGCTGGCCGCGGTGCCGCAGCTGGGCAAGGCGCAGCTCCTCGGCAGCGGGAAGAAGCTGCGGCCCCTCGTGAATCGGCCCACCACCCTCGACGCGTAG